In a genomic window of Seriola aureovittata isolate HTS-2021-v1 ecotype China chromosome 11, ASM2101889v1, whole genome shotgun sequence:
- the tspan7b gene encoding tetraspanin-7b, whose amino-acid sequence METKPVITCLKTLLIVYSFVFWITGAILLAVGVWGKLMLGPYISLIADNSTNAPYVLIGTGTVIIVFGLFGCFATCRGSPWMLKLYAMFLSLVFLAELVAGISGFVFRHEIKGTFHRTYTDAVLNYNAEDEASRAVDNLQHKLRCCGVYNYTSWFGSVYYPSNGIPASCCFNSSDCNPEDLRNATIAPNKVYHQGCYELVTSFMETNMAIIAGVTFGIAFSQLIGMLLACCLSRIITANQYEMV is encoded by the exons ATGGAGACCAAGCCGGTCATCACCTGCCTTAAAACCCTCCTCATCGTTTACTCCTTCGTGTTTTGG ATAACAGGAGCCATCCTGCTGGCAGTGGGAGTATGGGGGAAGTTGATGCTGGGCCCGTACATCTCTCTGATCGCCGACAACTCCACCAACGCTCCGTACGTCCTCATTGGCACCGGGACCGTCATCATCGTTTTTGGCCTGTTTGGATGCTTCGCCACCTGCAGAGGAAGCCCATGGATGCTGAAGCTG TATGCCATGTTTCTGTCGCTTGTCTTCCTCGCTGAGTTAGTGGCTGGGATCTCTGGATTTGTGTTTCGCCACGAG ATAAAGGGAACCTTTCACAGGACGTACACTGACGCAGTCCTGAACTACAATGCTGAGGATGAGGCGAGCCGTGCTGTTGATAACCTGCAGCACAAG ctgCGTTGCTGTGGCGTGTATAACTACACCAGTTGGTTTGGCAGTGTGTATTACCCATCCAACGGCATTCCTGCCAGTTGTTGCTTCAACTCCTCTGACTGCAACCCAGAAGACCTCCGCAATGCAACTATAGCTCCAAACAAGGTCTACCACCAG GGCTGCTATGAGCTGGTCACTTCATTCATGGAAACCAACATGGCCATTATTGCGGGAGTGACGTTTGGGATCGCCTTCTCACAG CTGATTGGCATGTTGCTGGCCTGCTGTCTGTCCAGGATCATCACAGCCAATCAGTATGAGATGGTCTAG
- the LOC130177526 gene encoding mid1-interacting protein 1-B-like, which produces MMMQLAETPNQKNSLFNAMNRFIGAVNNMDQTIMLPSMLRDVPLDEDRELSSLKSDMDEGDMYSYYQLLKSIRRDIEWGVRCAAADERRKESMKITRMNSSASTSSSASSSSSSLSSSSDDDEEEDEDLEKQFQYHLTGLQGVLSKLTQQANCLTKRYKQEIGIGGWGQ; this is translated from the coding sequence ATGATGATGCAGCTGGCAGAAACCCCCAACCAGAAAAACTCCCTCTTCAATGCCATGAACCGCTTTATCGGCGCCGTGAACAACATGGACCAGACCATCATGCTGCCCAGCATGCTGCGGGACGTCCCGCTGGATGAGGACAGGGAGTTGAGCTCCCTGAAGTCGGACATGGACGAGGGGGACATGTACAGCTATTACCAGCTGCTCAAGTCCATCCGCAGGGACATCGAGTGGGGGGTCCGCTGCGCTGCAGCCGATGAGAGGCGCAAGGAGAGCATGAAGATCACCCGCATGAACTCATCCGCATCCACTTCCTCCTccgcatcatcatcatcctcatcattatcatcatcttccGATGACGACGAAGAAGAGGACGAGGATTTGGAGAAGCAGTTCCAGTACCATCTGACCGGGCTGCAAGGGGTGCTGTCCAAGCTGACACAGCAGGCCAACTGTCTCACCAAGCGCTACAAACAGGAGATTGGCATCGGAGGATGGGGCCAGTAG